In the Nocardioides marmotae genome, CCCCCGGTCTACACGCTGAACCCGATCGACCCGCCGCCCACGATCCAGACCCCGCCGCCGCCTCCGCCGCCGCCCCCGCCGCCGGTGCCCCCGGAGGTCCCGGTCCCGGTCGCGCCGGTGGTCGAGTGTCCCATCGGCACCCCGCAGGGCCCGGGTGGTGGTGGCGCGGGACCTGCGCCGCTGGGCCCGGTCCCCGGGACCACCGGCGGCTCGCCCGCCGGCTCGATCGGCGGATCGATCGGCGTCGGCGCCGGTGGCGCCGTGGGCGGCATGGCCGGTGGCATCGCGGCCGGCGGCCTGCTGGCCGGGGGCCTGAGCCAGGGCGCGATGGGCGGCGTCCGCGGCGGTGCGATGCCGGGCGCGAGCGCAGCTGCGGGGCAGACCCGTCCGATCGGCAGCACGAGCCGCAGCGGCTCGGCCGGCGCCATCGGGCGCTCGGGGGCCGTCGGCGGCTCGGGCAGCCCGACGACCCGGGCCGGCGCGGCCGGTGCGAGCGGCCGCGGTGGCGCGGCTGGTGCGACCGGACGGGGAGCCGGCGCGGCCGGTGCCGCGGGCCGCGGTGGAGCGGCTGGTGCGACGGGTCGCGGAGGTGCCGCTGGCGCCGGCACCCGTTCCGGTGCGGCTGCGGCCGGCGCCGGCGGACGCTCGGCCGGGGGCCGCGGTGCCGGGGCGGCCGGAGCCGGGACCCGCGGCGCAGCAGGCCGTGGAGCCGGTGGCGCCCGTGGCGCGGCCGGTGCGGCCGGAGCCGCCGGGGCTGCCGGCGGCAAGGGACGCGGTCGCGACCGGGAGAAGAGCGTCGACCACGAGCACTACGAGGACGGCTGGGACTGGCTCGGCGAGGACCAGGTCGCACCCGAGGTGCTCGACTGATCGGACTCGTGCGGCCGGGCAGCGGCCGCCACGAGGAACGGCCCGGCCCCGTGCGGACGAACCGCACGGGGCCGGGCCGTCTCCGTCGTACGACGGGGTGCCGGAGGGGCCTCAGCCGCGCAGCGCCACCCTGGCGGCCATCCACGCCTCGATGTCGTCGGCCGAGCGGGGGAGCGAGTCCGAGAGGTTCCGGGCGCCGTCGGCGGTGACCAGGATGTCGTCCTCGATGCGGATGCCGACGCCGCGCAGCTCGGCGGGGACCAGGAGGTCGTCCTCCTGGAAGTAGAGCCCGGGCTCGACGGTGAGGACCATCCCCTCGGCGAGGGTGCCCTTCGCGTACGCCTCCGGCGCGGCCTCGCCGCAGTCGTGGACGTCCATGCCGAGCATGTGGCTGGTGCCATGCAGCGTCCAGCGGGCGTACACCTTGCTGTCGGGGTCGAGCGCCTGCTCGGCCGGCACGGGGAGCAGCCCCATGTCGTCGAGGGCGTGGGCGAGCACCGACATCGCGGCGTCGTGCGCGGCGGTGAACGCGACGCCCGGGCGGACGGCCTCGATGCCGGCCTGCTGGGCGGCCAGGACGACGTCGTACAGCTCGCGCTGGCGCGCGGTCCACGTGCCGTCCACCGGCAGGGTGCGGGTGACGTCGGCGGTGTAGAGGTTGTGGCCCTCGACGCCCATGTCGAGCAGCACGAGCTCGCCGGGGGTGATCGCGCCGGAGTTCTCGATCCAGTGCAGGGTCGTGGCGTGCTTGCCGCCGGCGACGATCGAGTCGTAGCCGATGTCGTTGCCCATGGCGCGGGCGCGGCGGAAGAAGGTGCCCTCGATCCAGCGCTCGCCGTAGCGCAGGACGTTGTCCCACTCGCGCACCGAGTCCTCGAAGCCCAGCGTGGTGGCGTCGCACGCCTGCTGCAGCTCACCGACCTCCCACTCGTCCTTGACCAGGCGCATCTCGGAGGCGACCCGGGCCAGGTCGCGGTCGAGGCCGGCGTCGCCGGGCAGCAGCTGGTCGACGGCGGCGGAGACGCCGCGGTGGACGCGGGTCTTCGCCGGGGCCGACCCGGTCAGGTCCTCCTGGAGCCGGTCGATGTGCCGCACCTCGAGGCCGAGGGAGGAGGAGATCTCGTGGAGCGAGGGCCGGCGCCCGGCCCACAGCTCGCCGTACTGGCGGTCGCGGAAGAACTCGTCGGTCTCGCGGGAGGACCGCGGCCGGGCGTAGAGCACCGAGCTCCCGTCGGCCTCGATGACCAGCACCGCGTCGCTGGTCTGGTTGCCGGAGAAGTAGGTGTGCGCCGTGTCGGGTCGGAACCGGTAGTCGGTGTCGTTGGACCGCACCTTGTAGGTGCCGGCAGGGAGGACCAGCCGCTCGCCGGGGAAGGCCGCGGCGAGCCGCTCGCGGCGGCGGGCCGCCCACGGGGCGACGGGGTGCTCGGGGAGGTCGAGCTCGCGGTCGCCCCAGCCGGTGCGCATGAAGGCGGAGTACGCCGCCGGCACCGCCGGGTCGTGCGACTCGGTCTTGGGGGCCGTCGCCGGCGGGTTCATCGGCTGGGCGGGGACTTCCGGGGTGATCTGCTCGCTCACCCTTCCACTGTAGGTCGCTCCGGGACCTGCCCGGACGGGCGCGGGCCCCCGTGGCCTGATGGCGGGCTGGTGGCGGGGCCGCGGTCGTGTCGTTGCAGGTCGCGCCGCCAGTCGCGGCGCCGCGCACCGATAGGCTGAGCCCCGTGTCGGCACCGCGCAGGGACAGCATCGCCTTCACGGTCGTCGTGACCGTGCTCGTGGTGCTCTGCGCTGCTCTGATGCTGCTGGTCATCGCCCTCTCGGGCGCGCCGCGGACGCTGCTCGTCGCGACCGTGCTGGCCGCCCTGCCCGTCGGGCCGGTCGTGGCCTGCTACCTCTGGCTGGACCGCTACGAGCCGGAGCCCAAGCGGCTGCTGGCGGCCGGGCTGTTGTGGGGGGCGTTCGTCGCCACGGCGGCCGCGATCGTCGTCCAGGGCATGGGCGGGCTCGTGGTCGGGGCCACCGCGGAGACCGGCCTCGCCGTCGTCGCGCCGATCACCGAGGAGGCCAGCAAGGGGCTGTTCCTGCTGCTCCTGCTCTGGTGGCGCCGGGCCGAGCTCGACGGGATCCTCGACGGCATCGTCTACGCCGGCATGGTGGGCGTGGGCTTCGCCTTCACCGAGAACATCCTCTACCTCGCGGCCGCCTACAACGGGACCGACGGCCTGGGCCCCGGCGGCACCGAGGCGCTGACGGCGACGTTCGTCGTCCGCTGCCTCTTCAGCCCGTTCGCGCACCCCTTCTTCACGACCTTCATCGGCATCGGGGTGGGCATCGCGGTCGCGTCGCGCTCGGGGGCGGTGCGTGTCCTGGCGCCGCTGGCCGGGTACGTCCTCGCCGTGATCGCGCACGGGCTCTGGAACGGCTCGACGATCTACGGGATGGGCAGCTTCGTCCTCGTCTACGTCGTGCTGATGGCCCCCGCCCTCGTCGGGGTCGTGTGCCTGGCCGTGTGGGCGCGGCGCAGCGAGCGCCGGATGCTCACGGCCGCGCTCGCCGACGCCGCGCGACGCGGGTTGGTTCCGGCCACCGACATCGGCTGGGTGATCGACCTCGGCGCCCGCCGCCGTGCCCGAGCCCACGCCCGCGCCTTCGGCGGCCCCCAGGCCGAGCGCGCGATGCGTGACTACCAGCAGGCCGCTGTCGAGCTCGGCTTCCTCCACCACCGCTACCTGCGTGGTACGCCGCCGCCGGACTTCGCCGCGCGTGGCCAGGAGTACGTCGCGAGGATCGGCGCCGCGCGCCCGTCCATCGCCTTCCCCGGACAGGTGGTACCCACCCGATGACCCCGACCGAGCCCACCGGCGACAGCCGCATGCTGACCGCCCTGGTGCGGCTGCGCAGCGCCCTCCAGGCAGCCGCGCTGCCCCTCGACCTGCCCGGCGCGGAGGAGCAGCGTGCCGCCCGCCAGGAGATGGTCGACCAGCTCGAGGACTACGTGATCCCGCGCCTGATGACCATCGACGCACCGCTCCTCGCGGTCGTCGGCGGCTCGACCGGCGCCGGCAAGTCGACGCTGGTCAACTCGCTGGTCGGCACCCGCGTCACCACGCCGGGCGTGCTCCGCCCGACGACGCGCTCGCCCGTCCTCGTCCACCACCCCGAGGACGCCGAGTGGTTCGGGCAGGACCGCCTCCTGCCCGACCTCGAGCGGGTCCGGCACTCCACGAACGACCCCGACGCGCTCCAGCTCGTCTCCTCGGAGACGGTCCCGCAGGGGCTGGCGATCCTCGACGCCCCGGACGTGGACTCGGTCGAGGAGCGCAACCGGCTGCTCGCCGCGCAGCTCCTGGCCGCCGCCGACCTGTGGCTGTTCGTGACCTCCGCGGCCCGCTACGCCGACCAGGTGCCGTGGGGCTTCCTCAAGCAGGCGGCCGAGCGCTCGACCGCGGTCGCGGTCGTCCTGGACCGCACGCCCGACGACGCGATCGAGACGGTCGCCTCGCACCTCGCCCGGATGCTGGCGAGCCGCGGGCTCAAGGACTCGCCCCTGTTCACCGTCACCGAGGGCAAGGTCGACGAGGAGGGGCTGCTCCCGCCCCAGCACGTCGCCGACATCCGCGGCTGGCTGGAGTCGCTCGCCGCCGACGCCGACGCGCGCGCCGCGGTCGTCAAGCAGACCCTGGAGGGCGCGATCCGCACCCTCACCGGCCGCTCCTTCCGGGTCGCCACCGCCGCCGACGAGCAGGTAGAGGCGGCCCGCCGGCTCCGCGAGGACGCCGACCGGGCCTACGCCGAGGCCGCCGAGCGGATCCGGGAGGCGTGCGCCGACGGCACCCTGCTCCGCGGCGAGGTGCTCGCCCGCTGGCAGGAGTTCGTCGGCACCGGCGAGCTGCTGAAGTCCCTGGAGAACCGGGTCGGCTGGCTCCGCGAGCGCGTCGTGAACGCGGTCAAGGGCAAGCCCCAGCAGGCCGAGCAGGTCACTGTCGCGGTCGAGTCCGGGCTGCAGTCCCTCGTGATCGAGCACGCCGAGGCCGCCGCCGAGCGCGCCGAGGCGGCCTGGCAGCAGTACGCCGCCGGGCAGGCGCTCCTCGCCGGCGCCGACCGCGACCTGGGCCGCGCCTCGCGGGACCTGCGCCGCCAGGTCGAGCGTGCCGTGCGGGAGTGGCAGCAGGAGGTCCTCGAGATGGTCCGCACCGAGGGTGCGGACAAGCGGACCACCGCCCGGTTCCTCGCCTACGGGGTCAACGGGCTCTCGGTCGCGCTCATGGTCGTCGTCTTCGCGAGCACCGGCGGCGCGCTCGTCGTCGCGGAGGTCGGGATCGCCGGCGGCAGCGCCGTCCTCGGGCAGAAGCTGCTCGAGGCCGTCTTCGGCGACCAGGCGGTCCGCTCGCTCGCCGAGCGCGCCCGCCGCGCCCTCGACGTGCGGATCACTGCCATCCTCGACGGCGAGCGTGCCCGGTACACCGCCGTGCTCGACGGGCTCGGCCTCGCCGCCGACGCCCCCGAGCAGCTGCGCCAGGCCTCGCGGCGCGTCGACGACGTACGGTTCGCCGCCAGCCGCACCGCCTCCGACGCCGTTGGTGACAGTGACGGCGCTGGTGACGGCGCGGGCGCTGACGACGGCGCGGGCGACGGTGCGGGCGACGACTCCAGCACCGAGTCCTGAGCCCGGGGGCCCTAGGGTGTGTCAGAACCGATCGACCGATCTGCTTGTAGGGAGACCATGACGTCCGTGCTCGAGGGTGCCAAGAAGCTGGTCACCCGGGGGACCGACATCGGCGCCCGGATCGAGGGCCTCGAGTCCGCGGTCCAGGCGGGTCGGGGTCGCCTCGACGACGAGCTGCTCGACGAGGCCCAGGCCGTCGCCGAGCGGGCCGCGGGACGGCTGCGTCTCTCCGCCGACCACACCGTGGTCGGCATCGCCGGCGCGACGGGCTCGGGCAAGTCGTCGACCTTCAACGCGCTGACCGGGCTGGAGCTGTCCGCGGTCGGGGTGCGCCGGCCGACCACCTCGTGGGCCAGCGCCTGCGTGTGGGGCAGCGACGGCGCCGCCGAGCTGCTGGAGTGGCTCGGCATCCCGCCGCGCCACCAGACCACCCGCGACTCCCTGCTCGACACGCGCCGCGAGGACGCGGCGATGGAGGGCGTGGTCCTGCTCGACCTGCCCGACCACGACTCGACCGAGGTCTCCCACCACCTCGAGGTGGACCGGCTGGTCCAGCTCGCCGACATGCTGGTGTGGGTCCTGGACCCGCAGAAGTACGCCGATGCGGCGATCCACGACCGCTACCTCGCGCCGCTGAAGACCCACGCCGACGTGATGGTCGTGGTGCTCAACCACATCGACACGGTGCCCGAGGAGCGGCGCGACGCGATGGTCGCCGACGTACGCCGCCTGCTCGAGGCCGACGGCCTGCCCGACGTGCCGATCATCCCGGTCAGCGCGCGTCACGGCATCGGCCTCGACGACCTGCGTGCGGAGATCGCCTCGCGGGTCAAGGCCAAGAAGATGACCCGCACCCGGCTGGAGGCGGACCTGCGCGGCGCGGCGCAGAAGGTGCAGGAGGCCAGCGGCACCGGCCGCACCCGCGCCCTCCCCGACGACCGCGTCGCCGCCCTCGAGTCCGCGGTCGCCGACGCCGCGGGCGTGCCGACCGTCGTCGACGCCGTCGAGCGCTCGACCCGGCTGCGCGCCGGTCGCGCGACCGGCTGGCCGGTCGTCTCGTGGCTCTCGGGCCTCAAGCCCGACCCCCTCAAGCGGCTCCACCTCGACCTCGGCTCCGCCGGCAAGGAGCTCACCGGCCAGTCCCGCTCCTCGCTCCCGACCGCGACGCCCGTGCAGCGGGCCCGCGTCGACACCGAGGTGCGCACCCTGGCCGACGACGTGTCGGAGGGCCTCGGCGACCCCTGGCAGGAGTCGGTACGCCGCGCCTCGACCGGTCGCCTCGAGGACCTGCACGACCGCCTCGACCTCGCCCTGTCCCAGACCGACCTCGGCGTCGACCGGATCCCGGCGTGGGCCGGGCTGGTGCGGGTGCTCCAGTGGCTGCTCGTCCTCGGCGCCGGCGTCGGCCTGGTGTGGACCGTGCTGCTCGTCCTCTCCGGGACCCTCGGCGACGACTCGACGCCGAAGCTCGCCGGCATCGCCCTCCCGCTGGTCCTGCTGGTCGGCGGGGTGCTCCTCGGTCTCCTGCTGGCGCTGGGGTGCCGCTTCCTGGTCGCGGCCACGGCCCGGCGCCGGGCCGCCGTCGCGGACAAGCGGCTGCGCGGCGCCGTGCACGAGGTGGCCCAGGAGCTGGTCGTCCAGCCCGTCGAGGCCGAGCTGCAGGCCTACACCGTCGTCCGCAACGGGCTGGCCGCCGCGCTCTCCTGACCGCGGCGTCGCCGGCGGCAGGTCCGGGAACCCTCCACACGTCGTCCCCGGACACCGCTGTCCCCAGCGATCCTCGCGTGCGCCCGCCGTGGTCGGTGCGCGCGCGGAGCCTCGTCCCAGGACCGAGGTCGGCCGATCCGCGGCCCGGCCCGGTGCGAGACGAGGAGAGACATCGTGAGCAACGAGACGATCGTGACGCTGCAGGGCTGGGTGGGCGGTGACGTGACCCTCCGGCAGGCCGGTGACGCGCAGGTGGCCAGCTTCCGGGTGGGTGCGACGCCGCGCCGCTTCTCCCGCAGGACGGGGGAGTGGGTCGACGGCGAGACCCAGTGGTACACCGTCAACGCCTGGCGGGCGCTGGGGGACAACGTGGCCGCGTCCGTGCGGCGCGGCGACCCCGTGGTGGTCCACGGACGCCTCAACGTCAGCACCTGGGTGAGCTCCGCGGGGGCCGAGGTGACCTCCTTCGAGGTCGAGGCCACCTTCGTCGGGCACGACCTCGGCCGGGGGACCAGCGCGTTCACCAAGACGCCCCGGCCGGCGCAGGGCCCCTCCGAGCAGACGCCGGGGCAGGGGGACGGTCGAGCGACCGGGGAGGCCACCGGAGAGGCGACCGAGCAGGCGGGGGCGGGCGCCGCCGCGACCGTGGCGGCCTGAGCGGCGGGCCGTCCGACGCCGCGGGGCGGCCGGCCGGGGCCGCCCCGCTCACCCCCGTTCACCCCGGACGGGTGTTCGCGGCCGATCCCAACTAGGCTCGGGGATTATGGCGGAATATGTCTTCACCCTGCGGAACGTGCGCAAGGCGCACGGCGACAAGGTCGTCCTCGACAACGTGACCCTCTCCTTCCTGCACGGGGCGAAGATCGGCGTGGTCGGGCCCAACGGAGCCGGCAAGTCCTCGCTGCTCAAGATCATGGCGGGGCTCGACCAGCCCAACAACGGCGACGCGATCCTCGACCCCGAGGCGACGGTCGGCATGCTCCAGCAGGAGCCGCCGCTCACCGAGGGCAAGACGGTCCTGGAGAACGTCGAGGAGGCCGTCGGCGACATCAAGGCCAAGCTGGACCGCTACAACGCGATCAGCGAGGAGATGGCGAACCCCGACGCGGACTTCGACACCCTCCTGGCCGAGATGGGCGACCTCCAGACCGACCTGGACCACGCGAACGCGTGGGACCTCGACTCGCGCCTGGACCAGGCGATGGACGCGCTGCGCTGCCCCCCGGCCGACGCGATCGTCGACCACCTCTCCGGCGGTGAGCGCCGCCGCGTCGCGCTGTGCAAGCTGCTGCTCCAGCAGCCCGACCTGCTGCTCCTCGACGAGCCCACCAACCACCTCGACGCCGAGTCGGTGCAGTGGCTCGAGGGCCACCTGAAGTCCTACCCCGGCGCCGTGCTCGCGGTGACCCACGACCGGTACTTCCTCGACAACGTCGCCGAGTGGATCGCCGAGGTCGACCGCGGCTCGATCCACGGCTACGAGGGCAACTACTCGACGTACCTCGAGACCAAGAAGGACCGCCTCAA is a window encoding:
- a CDS encoding aminopeptidase P family protein, which translates into the protein MSEQITPEVPAQPMNPPATAPKTESHDPAVPAAYSAFMRTGWGDRELDLPEHPVAPWAARRRERLAAAFPGERLVLPAGTYKVRSNDTDYRFRPDTAHTYFSGNQTSDAVLVIEADGSSVLYARPRSSRETDEFFRDRQYGELWAGRRPSLHEISSSLGLEVRHIDRLQEDLTGSAPAKTRVHRGVSAAVDQLLPGDAGLDRDLARVASEMRLVKDEWEVGELQQACDATTLGFEDSVREWDNVLRYGERWIEGTFFRRARAMGNDIGYDSIVAGGKHATTLHWIENSGAITPGELVLLDMGVEGHNLYTADVTRTLPVDGTWTARQRELYDVVLAAQQAGIEAVRPGVAFTAAHDAAMSVLAHALDDMGLLPVPAEQALDPDSKVYARWTLHGTSHMLGMDVHDCGEAAPEAYAKGTLAEGMVLTVEPGLYFQEDDLLVPAELRGVGIRIEDDILVTADGARNLSDSLPRSADDIEAWMAARVALRG
- a CDS encoding GTPase family protein encodes the protein MTSVLEGAKKLVTRGTDIGARIEGLESAVQAGRGRLDDELLDEAQAVAERAAGRLRLSADHTVVGIAGATGSGKSSTFNALTGLELSAVGVRRPTTSWASACVWGSDGAAELLEWLGIPPRHQTTRDSLLDTRREDAAMEGVVLLDLPDHDSTEVSHHLEVDRLVQLADMLVWVLDPQKYADAAIHDRYLAPLKTHADVMVVVLNHIDTVPEERRDAMVADVRRLLEADGLPDVPIIPVSARHGIGLDDLRAEIASRVKAKKMTRTRLEADLRGAAQKVQEASGTGRTRALPDDRVAALESAVADAAGVPTVVDAVERSTRLRAGRATGWPVVSWLSGLKPDPLKRLHLDLGSAGKELTGQSRSSLPTATPVQRARVDTEVRTLADDVSEGLGDPWQESVRRASTGRLEDLHDRLDLALSQTDLGVDRIPAWAGLVRVLQWLLVLGAGVGLVWTVLLVLSGTLGDDSTPKLAGIALPLVLLVGGVLLGLLLALGCRFLVAATARRRAAVADKRLRGAVHEVAQELVVQPVEAELQAYTVVRNGLAAALS
- a CDS encoding PrsW family intramembrane metalloprotease, which encodes MSAPRRDSIAFTVVVTVLVVLCAALMLLVIALSGAPRTLLVATVLAALPVGPVVACYLWLDRYEPEPKRLLAAGLLWGAFVATAAAIVVQGMGGLVVGATAETGLAVVAPITEEASKGLFLLLLLWWRRAELDGILDGIVYAGMVGVGFAFTENILYLAAAYNGTDGLGPGGTEALTATFVVRCLFSPFAHPFFTTFIGIGVGIAVASRSGAVRVLAPLAGYVLAVIAHGLWNGSTIYGMGSFVLVYVVLMAPALVGVVCLAVWARRSERRMLTAALADAARRGLVPATDIGWVIDLGARRRARAHARAFGGPQAERAMRDYQQAAVELGFLHHRYLRGTPPPDFAARGQEYVARIGAARPSIAFPGQVVPTR
- a CDS encoding dynamin family protein, coding for MTPTEPTGDSRMLTALVRLRSALQAAALPLDLPGAEEQRAARQEMVDQLEDYVIPRLMTIDAPLLAVVGGSTGAGKSTLVNSLVGTRVTTPGVLRPTTRSPVLVHHPEDAEWFGQDRLLPDLERVRHSTNDPDALQLVSSETVPQGLAILDAPDVDSVEERNRLLAAQLLAAADLWLFVTSAARYADQVPWGFLKQAAERSTAVAVVLDRTPDDAIETVASHLARMLASRGLKDSPLFTVTEGKVDEEGLLPPQHVADIRGWLESLAADADARAAVVKQTLEGAIRTLTGRSFRVATAADEQVEAARRLREDADRAYAEAAERIREACADGTLLRGEVLARWQEFVGTGELLKSLENRVGWLRERVVNAVKGKPQQAEQVTVAVESGLQSLVIEHAEAAAERAEAAWQQYAAGQALLAGADRDLGRASRDLRRQVERAVREWQQEVLEMVRTEGADKRTTARFLAYGVNGLSVALMVVVFASTGGALVVAEVGIAGGSAVLGQKLLEAVFGDQAVRSLAERARRALDVRITAILDGERARYTAVLDGLGLAADAPEQLRQASRRVDDVRFAASRTASDAVGDSDGAGDGAGADDGAGDGAGDDSSTES
- a CDS encoding single-stranded DNA-binding protein, with product MSNETIVTLQGWVGGDVTLRQAGDAQVASFRVGATPRRFSRRTGEWVDGETQWYTVNAWRALGDNVAASVRRGDPVVVHGRLNVSTWVSSAGAEVTSFEVEATFVGHDLGRGTSAFTKTPRPAQGPSEQTPGQGDGRATGEATGEATEQAGAGAAATVAA